In Candidatus Binatia bacterium, the genomic window GCGCCCGGCGCATCCCCCGCGGGCTCCGCACCCTCGGGGGCCGGCGGGGCCTCCTTGAAGCGCGACGGGAAATCCTCGGGGAAGGTCTCCTCGGGATGGATCTGCTTGGCGCGCTCCAACAGGACGGCCTCGGTCTCGGGGATCTTCGGGTCGGGCACGCAGCAATCGACCGGGCAGACGGCCGCGCAGGCCTCCGCGGCGAAGAAGCCCACGCATTCCGTGCACTTGTCCGGGACGATGTAGAAAAAGTCGTCCGAAATCGCGCCGTATTTGGCCCCGTCCAGCCCGTCGAACTCGACGCCCCCCTGGTAGATCGCGGTGTTGGGGCACTCCGGCTCGCAGGCGCCGCAGTTGATGCATTCGTCGGTGATGAAGGTGGCCATTTGCGCGAGGTTACCGACGGGCCCGGGAGCATTCAATCGAGCATCTTCCCGGGGCCCTGGCCTCGAACCTGGTCCCCAAATCTGCAATTGAGGCCCACCCGCGGCCGGGAAGGCCGCCCTTGGAGGAGAATATGGAAGACTACACCAAGTATTTGAACGACGGCGCAGACACTCTGGTCACGCTCGTCACGAATTGGGGCGTCCAGGTGGTCGGCGCGATCGCCGTTCTCATCGTGGGCCGTTGGGTTGCCGGGCGTCTGCGAAAAGGGGTGGTGCGTGGCCTCGAGCGGGCCGCGATCGACGCAGCGCTCCAGCCGTTCCTCTCGGGTGTCGTCTACTACCTGGTCATCATCGTCACGCTGGTCGCGGTGCTCGGGTTGTTTGGCATCGAGACGACGTCTCTCATCGCAGTCCTCGGCGGCGCGAGCGTCGGTATCAGTCTCGCATGGCAGGGAACGCTCTCGAACTTCGCAGCCGGGATGATGCTGCTGATCTTCCGGCCGTTCCGGCCCGGGCACTACGTGGAGGTCGCCGGTACCGCGGGGTCGGTCCGGGAGATCGGGATATTCTCGACGGTCCTCGCGACGCCCGACAACGTGCAGATCACCGTTCCCAATTCGTCGATCTTCGGAACGATCATCAAGAACTACTCCGCCAACTCGACGCGTCGAAACGACATCGTGATGGGCATCGCGTACACGGACGACATCGGCGTTGCGATGAAGACCATTCAGACGGTGGTCGAGGCGGACCCGCGCGTTCTCAAGGAGCCGGCTCCCGTGATCGCCGTGAGCGAGCTCGCGGATTCTTCGGTAAACATCGTCGTCCGACCGTGGTGCAACGCGACGGACTACGCGGCGCTGCGATCCGATCTCTTGCGCAACCTGAAGGAGCAGCTCGAGGCGGCGGGTTGTTCGATCCCGTTCCCGCAGACCGACGTCCACCTCTTCCAGGAGAAGGGCGCCGCTGCGAGCTGACGCCCGTTCTTCAGCGCACGTATCCGAGCGAGCGAAGCTCCTCGATGATTTCACCGTCGAGGTCGCTTCGCGCGACCGGTTTCTTTTCGTCGTCGTTGGTCGCGTAGGTTTCGATCGTCTGCTTCGTGCGGCCGGCTGCGTACTCTTCGGTGAACAGCTCGGTGAGCGGCCGGCCCCGGTGGTCGCGGGCCTGCGGCAGGTCGAGCGCGTAGAGCAGGGTGGGGAGGATGTCGAAGTGGGTGATCTCCCGCTTGGGTTGGGCACCCTTGTCGACCTGCGGGCCGGACAGGATGAGCGTGGCATTCTTGCGGTGTCCACCCGAGAGAAAACGCGCCTCGACCGAGTAGTCGTCGGCGCTTCGCTTCTTCGCGGAGGCGCGGAACCCGTGGTCTGAGAGCAGGATTACGAGGGCGTCTTCATCGATCAGCGGGAGCAGCCGGCCCGCGATCTCATCGACGTGCCGGTAATACGCCGGGATTACGTCGCCGAGCGCCTCGATCTGTTCGGCGGGGATCTCCCAGCGGTTCTTCTGGAACGGTTCGGGTTCGAACCACTGCCAGAAGCCGTGCCCGACGTAATCGGTGCCCTGCAGATAGACGGCCAGGACGTCGAGGTCTCGCTTGCGCGCGATCTCGAGCGCGCTGCCCGAATAGATCGAGTCTCGCCGGAAGATGTTCAGCAGGCGGTTCTGGAGCAGGTAGTGAACGGAGTAGCGCGGGTCGTCCTCGTCCAGGCTCTTCCATTCCCTGTCGAACTCATAGGTGGTGAACTTGTCGAGGATCTCGTCCCGGCGGATGTGCGGCACGTGGCGGAGCGGCTTCAAGAGGCCCGGGGGCGTCACATCGTTCTTGAACTGCCCACGCCAGGCGCGGTCGGAGACCATGAGCCCCACGTCGTTCTCCGCGGGCCAGGTCACCATCCAGCCGACGGTCGCGAGGTCGATGTCTCGTTCGCTCAAGATGTTCCAGAACGTCGGTCGCTTCCGGTGGCTCGAGTTGACCGGGTCGTCGCCGATCCTGAAGCCGGTGATGCCGTGCACCGTGGGCGGGACGCCGGTTGCGACGGTGGTCCAGACGACCGGAGACGACGTGCCGACGACGCATTCGATCTCGGTCAAGGTGCCGCGGTCGATCAGCTTCGCCAGGTTCGGCATCGAGCCGTCGGCGGTCCACCTGCGGACGAGCTCGGGGTCGAGGCCGTCGATGCCGAGAAGCAGAACCTTGGCCTTGCGGGGTCCGTCTTCGCCGTCCGGTGTGGGCTCGGCGGCGATCGCTCGGGGAGCGACGGTGGCGAGCGCGGCGAGGACCAGGAATGTGAGAAGGGAGTGGAATCGTCGGTGCATCATTGCAGCGAACGAATGTACGCGACGATGTTGATGATCTCACCCTTCGTGAGTTTCTTGCCGTACTTCAGCATGATCTCGGACTTGCCCACGCCCTCGCCGCCTTTTTCAGTGATTTCGATCATGAACTCGTCGGTGACCCCGTCCATGGCGCCGGGCGCGGTCCAATCCCGGATCTCGGGCTTCTCTTTCAACATGGGCAGGAGGTAGCCGTCGCCCTTGCCCTGTATGCCGTGGCACTGCGCACAGCCGTGCTTGTTGTAGAGCGTCTTTCCGGCGGCGGCGTCGCCGGCGGCGTAGGCCGCCTGCGCGAGGAGGAGAGACGTCGCGCCGGCCACCAGGGCCTTGAACACGCTCTTGGATCCGAGGCGCTCTCGATTCTCAGCTTGTCGTTGGTTCATCACACTCTCCACGTTCACTCGTAGGTTGGGAAGGTAGGCGTAGAGCGTCGTGAAGTCGGCTCGCGCCATCACGATCGCATCGAGGTCGGTGCGGGCGCGGACGGTGGCGGTGCGCGGGGCGTCGCTCAGAAGCGCCATCTCTCCGAAGTACTCACCGGCGCCCATGGTTGCGAGAACCTGGTCTTCCCCGTCGGGATCTTCGCGGATGGCTTCGACCTCGCCGGTCACGATCACGTAAACGAGATCGCCCGTGTCCCCCTGGCGGAAGACGGTCTCCCCGGCGTCGAAGTGAACCTCCGAAGTGCCGCGCGTGCGCAGGAAGTCGGTCGCCGCCACGAAGAGGGCGAGCGAGGCGCCCGCGACGATCGCGGCCTGCCCGATGATGAGGAACAGCGAGAGGGTGAGAGCGGTACAGATGTTCACCGCGACCAGCGTCAGGATCGCAGCCAGCACGATCAGCACCTTGGAAAGGAGGAGCACGCGTCCGCGCAGGCGCTGGCCGGGGAGGCGTACGAGATCGGGCGCGTTCATCCCTCGCCCTTTTCGGGGACGACCTCGACGACGATGTCGGCGAGCTTCGGGTGCGCGGGGCCGTGGCAGACGAGGCACGAGGTCACGGGTGCGCCGGTGTCCTCGTCGAGCTGCAGGAGGTTGTCGGAAATGGTCCGGTGAACACCTTGGCCGGATTCCAGGAAGCTCTTTGCGCCCGAATGACACTCCAGGCACGGGCCGTTGGTGTACGGCTGGTAGGTCTCGATCTGCTCGAGTCCGAGCGCCGTCGGGGAGGCCAGGAGCCAGTGGTAGAGGTGGGCGAATCCGCGGAACTTCGCTTCCGCCTCGCCCCAGACTCCGTAATCGGCGTGGCAGCGGTAGCAGGGATCGCGAGGGATGTAGCGCTCCGACGAGTGGACCGCCGCCAGGGTCGTGCTGGAGGAATCCAACATGTCCGCGACGTAAGGGTTCATCGCCGTGTGGCAGGAGTGGCAGAACTCCACGGACTTGGCCTGCTCGATGCTCGCGAAGGCTCCGAAGAGCATCATGAAGATCGGCAGGATCGTGAGGCCCAGGAAAAGCATGGTGCTCGCGGTCGCAGAGACGCGTCTCGTACTTTCGAGAATGGAGCCGACGAGGACCAGGACGAGAACGGCGATCGCCAGCGCCGTCGCGACCCAAACGCCGAGGTCGGCGAACCCGCTGGCGCTCTGGAGCGGGACTTCGATCGTCAGGTCCATGGTCGTGAGTTCCTACCATGTGCGGTCGCCGGGCTGAACGGGCTTGGTCGCCATGCCCGTTGCGTGGTAGGCCGCGCCCATGAAGCTCCTGCGAGCGGCATCGATCGTCTTCGGGCTTTCTCTGATCGCGCCTTTCCCCTGCCAGGCGGAAGGCGGACCGCATGAGAGCCAGGCGATGTTCCTGCGCTACTGCGGCAACTGCCATGGACCCGAGGGGACCGGGAATGGTGTCATGTCCGGCTTCTTGAAGAAGAAGCCGGCCGACCTGACCCAGCTCGCGAAGGCGAACGGCGGTGAGTTCCCGTTCCACAAGACGATGCGCTTCATCGACGGCACGCAGGACGTGAGCGCCCACGGGGATCCGGCCATGCCGGTCTGGGGCGAGGTCTTCAAAGCGGAGACCCGAGGCTCTCCCACCCAGCAGGCCGAGATCCGCGGCAAGATCCTCCTGATCACCGAGTACGTTCGCTCGATCCAGGAGGACTAGCCTCGCGGGCCGCAGTGGCACCGCGCTCGGTCGGCTCTTAGAATGCCCCTCTGTGAGGCCTGGGGTCGACGTCGTTGTGCCCGTGTTCGAGGCGCGGGAACACGTGGGGCGCTGCATCGCGAGTGTTCTGCGGCACGCGGGAGGCGACTTTCGTCTCGTGATCGTAGACGACGCGAGCCCCACGCCGGAGCTGCGCGCCGACCTCGACCGGATTGCGAGCGAGCAGGACCGGGTCGTCCTGCTCCGCAATGACGTCAATCAAGGTTTCGTCGTCAGCGCGAACCGCGGCCTGCGCCACGCGGATGGCCGCGACGTCGTGCTGCTCAACAGCGACACCATCGTGACCCGCGGCTTTCTTTCGAAGCTGACCGCCTGCGCCTACGAGGACGACGTCACGGGCATCGTTTCCCCTCTCACGAACAACGGAACCGTTTGTAGTGTTCCGCGGTTCATGGAGGACAACGAGATCCCGGCTTCGCTCACCGTGGACCAGTTCGGAATCTTGATCGAGCGTGCGAGCCGCCGCCGCCGCCCCGACCTCGTGACCGCAGTTGGGTTCTGCATGTTCGTTCGTCACGACTTGATTGCGCGCATCGGATTTCTCGACGAGGAGAACTTTCCGCGTGGCTACGGTGAAGAGAACGACTACAGCGAGCGCGCGCGCGAGGCGGGGTATCGGATTCGACTCTGCGACGACCTGTTCGTCGCGCATAGCGGAAGCGCCTCCTTCGGCGGCGAGACGAGCGAGCGTCAGAAGGCGCACAACGACGTGATCGGCCAGATGTACCCCACGTATCATCAGCGGGTGCAGGAGTTCATCCGCGAAAACCCGCTCGCCGATCTGCATCGCGACATTCACTCCGAGTTGGACGGGTGGGAGCGAGCGGGCTTCTTCGGTCGGAAATTGCGCCTCCTCGGCCTCTGAGCGACCGATGCGAATCCTTCAGGTCTCCAACGGCTATCCGCATCGTGCCTACGGCGGGGTCGAGCTCCATACCTATCGCGTCGTGGGGGCGTTGCGTCAGCGCGGGCACGACGTGTCGGTCTTTACGCGCCTCAGTGACCTCGCGCAGGTGGACGGCTCGATCGTCGACGAAGAGGTGGACGGCACCCCGGTTCGAAGCGTGGTCAACGACTTCAAGGCCGGAGCGTTTCGCGATCACTACCTGAGTGCGGGCGTGGCGGAGCGGTTTGGGGAGTACCTGAAGGAAGTCGATCCGGAGATCGTCCACTTCCAGCATTTGATCGGGCTGTCGGCGGATCTGCCAGCGATCGCGCGAGCGCACGGGGCTCGGGTCGTCGCGAGCGTGTTGGACTACTGGTACGTCTGCCAGCGCGTCATGTTCCAGCATCGAGACGGGACGCGGTGCGGCGGGCCGGCGCACCAGAGCTGTGTCGACTGTGTCCTCGGCGGATCCGCTCCGGCGCGAGGGTGGTTCGAACGCACCCGCGACCGCCTCCGTACGACGTCGGCGGACGTCGCGGCGATGGGTCCCGAATCAAATCGTCATCGGTTTCGCGCGTTGCGCGACGCACTCGCGACGTTTGAGCGGATGGATACGTGTGCGGACTTCGTCGTCGAGGAGTTCGCGCGCCAGGGCATGCCGTTCCCGATCAATCGGACGCGGGTGATCGCCCTGTCGGTCGACCGGGAGGGTTTCCCGCCGCCGACGCCCCCCGCGGATCTGCCGGTTCGTGAGGAGCGTCCTCTCCGCGTGGGCTTCGTGGGTCACTCCCTTCATCACAAGGGCCCGCACGTTCTCCTCGAAGCGCTTCGCCTGCTGCCCGGGCGGCCGATCGAGGTGCAGTTTTGGGGGAAGCGCTGGCCGGATCATTCTTACGACGCGGGCTTTTCCGGGCTCCTAGAAAACGAGCCCCGCGCCGCCCATCGTGGCCGCTTCGCTGATGGTGAGCTTTCCCGGGTGCTGGGCGACGTCGACGTCCTGTGCGTGCCGTCGACTTGTCTGGAGACGTACGGTCTGGCGACGCGGGAGGCATTCGTTGCGGGGCGTCCCGTCGTCACCAGCGACCGCGGGGCCCTGCCCGAATCGGTGCGCGACGGTGTAGATGGTCTGATCTTCCCCGGGGAAGATCCATCCGCACTCGCCGCGGCCCTCGCGCGCCTGATCGACGAACCGGCGCTCCTTCCCGCCTTGGCGGCGGGCGCCACCGAGGCGTCGCAACGTGTGAAGTCCATGGACCAGTACGCCGCGGAGATCGAGGAGTTCCTCTACCGCTGACACAGGTCTTGCTGGACTTCTTGTCTTCGGCGGTGGCAGATTCCGACGATGCGTCGGATAGTCCTTCTCGTCGTGCTCGCTCTCGCG contains:
- a CDS encoding mechanosensitive ion channel; translated protein: MEDYTKYLNDGADTLVTLVTNWGVQVVGAIAVLIVGRWVAGRLRKGVVRGLERAAIDAALQPFLSGVVYYLVIIVTLVAVLGLFGIETTSLIAVLGGASVGISLAWQGTLSNFAAGMMLLIFRPFRPGHYVEVAGTAGSVREIGIFSTVLATPDNVQITVPNSSIFGTIIKNYSANSTRRNDIVMGIAYTDDIGVAMKTIQTVVEADPRVLKEPAPVIAVSELADSSVNIVVRPWCNATDYAALRSDLLRNLKEQLEAAGCSIPFPQTDVHLFQEKGAAAS
- a CDS encoding alkaline phosphatase family protein, with protein sequence MMHRRFHSLLTFLVLAALATVAPRAIAAEPTPDGEDGPRKAKVLLLGIDGLDPELVRRWTADGSMPNLAKLIDRGTLTEIECVVGTSSPVVWTTVATGVPPTVHGITGFRIGDDPVNSSHRKRPTFWNILSERDIDLATVGWMVTWPAENDVGLMVSDRAWRGQFKNDVTPPGLLKPLRHVPHIRRDEILDKFTTYEFDREWKSLDEDDPRYSVHYLLQNRLLNIFRRDSIYSGSALEIARKRDLDVLAVYLQGTDYVGHGFWQWFEPEPFQKNRWEIPAEQIEALGDVIPAYYRHVDEIAGRLLPLIDEDALVILLSDHGFRASAKKRSADDYSVEARFLSGGHRKNATLILSGPQVDKGAQPKREITHFDILPTLLYALDLPQARDHRGRPLTELFTEEYAAGRTKQTIETYATNDDEKKPVARSDLDGEIIEELRSLGYVR
- a CDS encoding cyclic nucleotide-binding domain-containing protein — translated: MNAPDLVRLPGQRLRGRVLLLSKVLIVLAAILTLVAVNICTALTLSLFLIIGQAAIVAGASLALFVAATDFLRTRGTSEVHFDAGETVFRQGDTGDLVYVIVTGEVEAIREDPDGEDQVLATMGAGEYFGEMALLSDAPRTATVRARTDLDAIVMARADFTTLYAYLPNLRVNVESVMNQRQAENRERLGSKSVFKALVAGATSLLLAQAAYAAGDAAAGKTLYNKHGCAQCHGIQGKGDGYLLPMLKEKPEIRDWTAPGAMDGVTDEFMIEITEKGGEGVGKSEIMLKYGKKLTKGEIINIVAYIRSLQ
- a CDS encoding NapC/NirT family cytochrome c, whose amino-acid sequence is MDLTIEVPLQSASGFADLGVWVATALAIAVLVLVLVGSILESTRRVSATASTMLFLGLTILPIFMMLFGAFASIEQAKSVEFCHSCHTAMNPYVADMLDSSSTTLAAVHSSERYIPRDPCYRCHADYGVWGEAEAKFRGFAHLYHWLLASPTALGLEQIETYQPYTNGPCLECHSGAKSFLESGQGVHRTISDNLLQLDEDTGAPVTSCLVCHGPAHPKLADIVVEVVPEKGEG
- a CDS encoding cytochrome c; translation: MKLLRAASIVFGLSLIAPFPCQAEGGPHESQAMFLRYCGNCHGPEGTGNGVMSGFLKKKPADLTQLAKANGGEFPFHKTMRFIDGTQDVSAHGDPAMPVWGEVFKAETRGSPTQQAEIRGKILLITEYVRSIQED
- a CDS encoding glycosyltransferase → MRPGVDVVVPVFEAREHVGRCIASVLRHAGGDFRLVIVDDASPTPELRADLDRIASEQDRVVLLRNDVNQGFVVSANRGLRHADGRDVVLLNSDTIVTRGFLSKLTACAYEDDVTGIVSPLTNNGTVCSVPRFMEDNEIPASLTVDQFGILIERASRRRRPDLVTAVGFCMFVRHDLIARIGFLDEENFPRGYGEENDYSERAREAGYRIRLCDDLFVAHSGSASFGGETSERQKAHNDVIGQMYPTYHQRVQEFIRENPLADLHRDIHSELDGWERAGFFGRKLRLLGL
- a CDS encoding glycosyltransferase is translated as MRILQVSNGYPHRAYGGVELHTYRVVGALRQRGHDVSVFTRLSDLAQVDGSIVDEEVDGTPVRSVVNDFKAGAFRDHYLSAGVAERFGEYLKEVDPEIVHFQHLIGLSADLPAIARAHGARVVASVLDYWYVCQRVMFQHRDGTRCGGPAHQSCVDCVLGGSAPARGWFERTRDRLRTTSADVAAMGPESNRHRFRALRDALATFERMDTCADFVVEEFARQGMPFPINRTRVIALSVDREGFPPPTPPADLPVREERPLRVGFVGHSLHHKGPHVLLEALRLLPGRPIEVQFWGKRWPDHSYDAGFSGLLENEPRAAHRGRFADGELSRVLGDVDVLCVPSTCLETYGLATREAFVAGRPVVTSDRGALPESVRDGVDGLIFPGEDPSALAAALARLIDEPALLPALAAGATEASQRVKSMDQYAAEIEEFLYR